In Humulus lupulus chromosome 7, drHumLupu1.1, whole genome shotgun sequence, the following are encoded in one genomic region:
- the LOC133792069 gene encoding uncharacterized protein LOC133792069 → MVLESGVINFDKKPVVLQPWSSDVESLRLVKSVPVWIRLPSLRLQYWGVNCLSALVSTIGTPIMVDKVTKARTMIKFARILVDMEIAKHLPMHIHYLNERGQVMEQPIDYEWLPTKCSGCKKLGHTAAVCKHAPDAIKKLTEAKNQANAVDIKASGIAANAQDNSSQNKALIETKLKGDRIRDFMNSFFDGWKFYSSSVVEGRIFLIWKAHLVKVEIIQENAQLLHCRVNMLGGNLAYCLSIVYVSNQLETRKSLWSDLATVQRLVKPWIVMGDFNDIFHVDDHLYGRPISVKEMEDARQWLALGEATEMKTLGPNYNWSNKQDGGARIFSKLDRVFSNESWTDVFPLVVAYAQWDVVSDHCYLLIKQGYLCRLGVKPFRFYNMWAAHEKFRETVLHSWYIPLEG, encoded by the exons ATGGTGCTTGAATCTGGAGTGATTAATTTTGACAAGAAGCCTGTAGTACTTCAGCCTTGGTCATCAGATGTTGAGTCTTTAAGGTTAGTAAAATCTGTCCCTGTTTGGATTCGATTACCTAGTCTCAGGCTGCAATACTGGGGTGTGAACTGTTTGAGTGCTCTTGTTAGCACGATTGGCACTCCTATCATGGTCGATAAGGTCACAAAAGCTAGAACTATGATTAAATTTGCTAGAATCCTAGTTGATATGGAAATTGCTAAACATCTCCCCATGCATATTCATTACCTAAATGAGAGAGGTCAGGTTATGGAGCAACCCATTGATTATGAGTGGTTACCAACTAAATGCTCTGGTTGCAAGAAGTTGGGTCATACTGCTGCTGTCTGTAAGCATGCCCCAGATGCTATAAAGAAGTTGACAGAGGCTAAAAACCAGGCTAATGCAGTTGATATTAAAGCAAGTGGCATTGCTGCGAATGCCCAGGATAATAGTTCCCAGAATAA AGCTTTGATTGAAACAAAACTAAAGGGAGACAGAATAAGGGATTTTATGAACTCATTTTTTGATGGTTGGAAGTTTTATAGTAGTTCTGTGGTGGAGGGGCGTATTTTTCTAATTTGGAAAGCTCACTTGGTGAAGGTTGAAATTATTCAGGAGAATGCTCAGCTGCTACACTGCAGAGTTAATATGCTTGGTGGGAATTTGGCTTATTGCCTCTCGATTGTATATGTCTCTAATCAATTGGAGACAAGGAAATCTTTATGGTCTGACTTAGCTACTGTTCAGAGACTGGTTAAACCTTGGATTGTTATGGGAGACTTTAATGATATCTTCCATGTTGATGATCATCTTTATGGAAGACCTATTTCTGTTAAGGAAATGGAGGATGCTCGTCAATGGTTGGCTTTGGGAGAGGCAACTGAAATGAAGACTTTGGGCCCTAATTACAATTGGTCTAATAAGCAAGATGGAGGAGCTCGTATTTTCTCCAAATTGGACAGAGTTTTTTCTAATGAAAGCTGGACTGATGTCTTCCCGTTAGTTGTAGCATATGCTCAATGGGATGTGGTTTCTGACCATTGCTATTTGCTGATTAAACAGGGGTATTTATGTAGATTAGGAGTGAAGCCTTTTCGGTTTTACAATATGTGGGCAGCTCATGAAAAATTCAGGGAAACTGTTCTTCATAGCTGGTATATTCCTTTAGAGGGGTAA